ttGCCCCATAGACAGATCATGTAAAATAttagttaatttattctcAGCTagacatttttgtttttctagaATTTTATATCGATGGACATGTGGAAGTTACTCCGAGCTCATTATTTAAaaccagggaatcaaaccgaaacaaatatgttgttgttttaacttaccggaaccgaaaccgtaacctgtatttgtttcggtttgattctttGATTTTATCGCGATTAACCTaacttcaatttaaagttgttttaaatagaaagcaaaattagcaaaatgatatagatacaaaaaacaacaaatagttTTTGAAAAGTGTACCGAAAGCGAACCGGTAAAAACGTattggttttcggttcttataaataaatttatttcggttacggtttcggttccggtactcaaattgaaacggttagtttcggttaacggtttgGTACTGGTTCCGATATTGTTCCCTGTTTAAAACTAATGAATTTCTTCGATTTAATAGTTTAATTCCAGtaacttttgaaaaaatcacataactatttattttgatgagTTTTACGATTTTTCCCAAAAtctttgtttaaaaatcatttaagaagaaaaattttttaattttttcttaatttctatatattttagcaTAAGCTCGATTTATAATCATCGTTCGTTCTTAGAGCtagatacatttaaatttaattcgattAATTTGCTAATCTCGTCCAGTTGCTTATCCATAGCTGCTGCGATGATCCCTCGAGCGATAGGCTCCTGTTTGGTAGACCGGTTGCACTTGACCCGTCAGCTGTTGTATGATTCCATTAACTGTTGTGGCGACTCCACCCACAAGCTGTGCTGGAGTCACTGGTGGCTATAAAAGAAGAATTGTGAGCAAGGATCGAAAGATTACTTTAATCGAGTTACCGCTCCGGCCGAGTCGTAGTAGACGCGATTTGGAACAGGTCGACGGACTGGAGTAGGATTATAGTTGGGATCAACGGCAGGATCACTCTGCAAATCGTTAGCAGCAGATGCTGGACGCAAGGGAAAGGGATCAGATAGTGGCACAGTGGCCGCCAGACTGTTCTGTAATATGCCGGGTGCAAAGAGCGATAACCAAGTGGCGAATGGTGCATAGGGACGCACAGGCACTGGCACCGGCAATGGGGCAACTGGCGCTATGGGATCGGACAGCAAGCCGCCGCCTAAACCACCCAGGCCACCTAATCCGCCACCACCGAAACCACCATAGCCGCGAcaaccaccgccaccaccaccaggaTACACATTGTACACATTCAAGTCGAACAAGAAGCGTCCCTGCTCCACGGGATCCTTCTGTCCACCGGCATCTCGTCCAAAGGGTATGCAAGGTCGGCCATAGCCATAGGAAGAAGCAGCTGCCGCCGCATACGGTCGATACAGTTTCTTCAGCTTCTTCTTGAGCAGCAGAGTTCTCGTGTCGCCCGCATTGCCATTAAGATCATCCAATTCCTGATTCTGTGCACCAGCAAATTTGGCATTCTCTTGATCCGATTTATTGCTGCTCTGTCGACTGTAACGACTGCTCTGTGTGTTGTAGTTGTATCCCGAAGACGGCGACCGACGCCGTGAATAATCGTAATCGTAGTAACCACGTGGAGCAGCTGCACAACAACCAAGTGCGCCGATCAACAGCAGCCAGATGAACTGCATCTTTAAAGGACTCTTTTTGTTAGCTTTTCGACTCACTTCCCGACACTTCTGACTCTGCGACGCGTTGGCAACGGACTATGCAGCCAGCGTGTTGCACGCCCCAATTTATCACCTCTGCAAATGcgcaaaaaaacaacatatatAAACTAACGAAAATTGCTAACAACTGGCAAATTTGCTGTTTTTCCCTTAGAAGGCAAGCGATTGCATAATGCCCTTTTTTTATTGGCTTGAATTTTTCCAGCGCATTcacattgttttgttttttgataaatatgttaatttaagcCACCCACGCAccacatcgtcatcatcatcattatgatcatGATAGTTTCGCCCACATGACACACTGAAAACATGTTACAACAAGCGACTCTTGTGCATTGACCTGTGTCTAATAATGATGCCAACCAGCCAGCCGTAGGGAGCTCCAACTTGACGCATTTGGCAGTGGCTAAAAAGCCAAAACTAAatgttgccaaaaataataacagttATGTGGGTCAatgtcgacgtcgactgcgcTGGGAGCAAGCTTCATTCATTATCTACCTAAGTCAAGTGAGAAGCCTAAACAACTTGTgtcttacaaatattttaacttaaagtGACAATTTTCATAAGTTAAcgaataatattaatttatttttactttgcaTTACATTCATATCAAGTTGCAAGAATATTTGCTGCtgatatgtattttaataaatattttgttataatttaaatatattattctttaagcacacatacaaacatttttcaagCCTCAGGACTTTCGTTAAAACTACTTTTAAACTTAGAACTACAAAACAAATgtgtacaattaaaaatagttggtTTTGATGCTAAAATCGCAATTATCAGACTAACATAGCAGCTGCCTAGCTGTGTATTTTATTCGAAATTGGAACTGTGCGTCATAGTTTTGAGCATGATCATCACATATATTCCAACTTACAACTATACAGCAGTCTTGGGCTTGTTGGCCTCGGCACGCTTGCGTTTCGCCCTCAAGCGCTGATTGCAATACACGCGCAAAAAGATGGCCACAAAAACGATGAGCACACCAAAGATGCCCAGCACCGAAATGCTGTGTTGATAGATGAAACAGGAAAGCATTATGGCAGCGGCCTGTGAAAGTGAATAACAAATGAATAAGTTCACAATTCATGGGTATTGTGAGATACTCACCTGTCGCAGCGTCATGATGATGGTAAACACAACTGGTCCGAACACATCAATTGTGtggtaaataaacaattgccCAACCGCCGAGCATATGGATAGAATAACCATGTCGAAGACGAACTTTGGAtgctataaattaaacaaatattttagtatgtatataaaataaacatttggtTAATGACTAAACACTTTACTAGCTGCATTGCTGTTTATGTAGTTTGGAAATCCCCTTCTAAATACATTAGCACATTCaagtaagtaaatatatataccgTAGAATATTTAGCCAGCACATTCTTAGTATCCGACAAGGTATTTCCCATAATATCTATTTGCAAACTAAGGAGTTGCCCCAACATTCTCTAGTAACTCACCTCTGTGGCAAATGCCACCGAGTCCATAAAACCGCCCTGCATGGACAGTGATGCGCCAGTGAAGATGGACGAGAATAGATTGACGCCACACATCATTTGAAGCGAGGTCATGCCATAGCTCTTGAAAAGCGAACCCTGCCAATTGGCTGTAAAACTGTCGAAGACCATGTACATGGAAAGCAGAAAAATACCCGTCAAGGTTGTTACACCACTCGCTTTGCTGTTCTCGGAGGAGCCACTCATAAAGAATATCATGCCCAGGGAGATGAGCAGTGCTGTGAGATATTCATAGGACTCGTATTTGGCTTTCGACATAATCTTGCCCATCAACATGACTGGTATAATCTTGCAGGACTTGGCCAGCACCTGGGTTGGGAAGTTGACAAATTTGAGAGCCTCATATTGGAACCAAGCGCTCATGATATTCGAGAAGGAGGCAAAGGAATACTTGTAGAGAGGCGCACGATGACGAGATGTAGCGGGTTGCCACTGTAGATAGACGAGCGCCACAAAGAAGGCCAGCAGGCGATTGGCAAAGACCAGGAATTGCGAGTCCTTAAACTTGGCACTTTCTCCAGCGAAATTGTAGTAATGCTGGGTCATGACCTTTTCCTGCAGCACTCCCCAAGTGAGATAGGAAACCATGAGACCGCCAAAGCACCAGAACAGCTGCACTGCCTCCTGGGAACTGGTGCGTTTACTTGGACGATCCCGTTCCGTTGTCCCGCTGCTGCTCCCACTAACGTGAATAACATCCACAGCTTCATAGCTTGAATTCCCAGTGATGCACATGTTGACGGCCGTGTGCAGAAATGTTTTGTTGCCACGTTCGAGATAATTGGTGCGTTGCACATACTTGTAGATAAGATAGCCGGGCACGAAAACACAACTGTAGCCAAAGCAATTGACCAGCAACTTGAGCAGCCATGCATAATCCTTGGACTGTGCCTCCACCAGCTGTGACAGCGTTACATCCAGCGAATAGCTGCCTCCGAGTGAAATGCGCAACAGGTCCGAAAAGAAATGTATCACTAGCAGGCTGACAACTATAAAGGAGCTGCAGGAAAACAGACACATTAGAATATGACAATGTAACCATTTCCTTCAGTTTACCATATTATCAGCTCCGGTCCACGGTTTCCCATCTTGTAAACGTACATGTGGCAGCTTCTGGCTGTGTGTTCTGTACTGTTTTTGGTTCAAGTTTGAACTTCGAAGAGAATTTGCTGACTCGTCCAAATGCCGATGTTAATTTAGTTGCCAAAAAATAATCACGCCCCGAGCGTTTAGCCGGTTAAGTCAAGTGTCATAGGTTCAATAACCGCGAAAACTAGTTTTCGAATGCGATAAGCAAtagcaccacaacaacaataaattctgaagacttttgtttatacattaatatgcacatacatacatatgtttgtatgtacaaCCATATGTTTTTGGAAGTTTGTTTACATAGCCAAGCGTCGCGTGCCGTGATGGTGTTTGTTCTTACTTGATGAGAAATTAAGCTGATTGCTGGCACAGCCGTACTCGTGCCGGCTGTGCAAATATTATACGTAAGTCATATTTAAGACGATGAAAAACtgcaagcaaaaataaatttagacgCTTTCcaagccagaaacagctattgttcccCTAAAAAATTAGGAACACTGGTGTGGAAACACTGTTTGGCCCAGAGGCTGCCAGCCGGTCCAAAGgttgccaccctgcaaaattttcaatctGGCGGCAAGTACCATTTTAAGTACAATGCCAAAAATGACAGCACTGACGGTAAAACTGCCAGcactaataaaaattgaaaatttaaaatgcaaaaaagttaataaaaattaataaatttgatgaaagtCTTAAATTCGATCAATTAGAGGTAAACAGAGaagttacaaaattaattttaaaaaaatatatatattattaaaaaaatcgacaaagataaaaaattatagcttaaatattgagaaaatttaaaaaaatttacatacattccgTATACATTTTTCCTGAGATGTACCTAGTTTTTTTTGGGTAAAAATAGTCGAGACAGCTCGAACATTTTTACTGGATGGGCAACCTTCGGCTTATCGATATGTCGATTAAAATTCGCAGCTCAACAAGCCTgtactttttgcattttgcgtTCTTTGTGAAAACTGTCAGAAAAAATAGtgtttttacatattaaaacCTATTAAAGCTATCCgtaaaaagtagaaaaactATATTAACCTTGcaaataacactttaaaagTGAATAAAGCAACCTGCAAAGCGTCAAAACTAGTAAAAGTGCCCACtgaaaaattgtgaaattcagCACAGTTTCTTCGCATCGGAAGAACAATAAAACTAACAAGAGGAGGACCTCGATGTAAGTAAAGCCAGAAATTATTAGTTATTAAACtgtattaaagttaatttaatgatatatGCACTTCGGCATGTATGTATCTGATTATGAGTCAActcttgttgctgtggcaactgtgtgtgtgtgtgtgagtgtgtatatataattagaatatatgtattttcatttgctcCATGAACTCATTTCTAAATCTGTTCAAAGATGTTTTATGTATACATAGGTACACGAATTTTATTACCGTACTTGGCGAGTGACAGCTGTCGCGCTGATTATTAATCCCTTTTTATGGTACGAATATTTCCCGCCATCTGCTAATTGTCTACCTGTctgcaaattattttgttaccTAGAATGCACTTACTTTCGTATATAACTAACCGACTTTTCTGCTATTGATTACAGTTGCAAACGAAGTTTCAACGCACACACAGTTCAAAACTGTGACAAAGACAAAGTCTGCAAAAGGAAATcatatacacaaaaaaataaatcagtgCAAATCTTCATTTAACATatcaaagaaaacatttttattgaaatggtGCAGACTGGAATATCGCTGAACGAGCGTTTCACTCAAATGCAATCTCGCCAACAATCGGCACCGACACCGACTCGCGGACGTCGCAGTCGCTCCCAGAGTCGCAGTCGCCGCATTGTGGATGCAGCATCATCGGTCGCCAATACTCGCCTGCTGCAGGAGTTCAAAAGGAAGCACACCGTCCAGACGGCCCTGAAATTGAAGCGCGTATGTGTccataaacaaaaaaccaaatacaaatacaacaaccaACTACTGTAATACTCTGGGATTTTGAGGCCAGCAAACTGACTGATCATAGACAAACGCAAGCGTTTGAACGTACTCCGTGCATTTCTATGTGGCTGGGCAAGACACATGGTGGCAAAGAGCAGCACAGGATAAATGCATTCTGCGTTATACAAACACTAGACACAGGCAAACTGTTTTAATAGACTGTCCTGCCCAGCCTTGACCAGACCAGATCAGCACAGACCAGCCCAGATGTAGCCCTAAATATATACCCACTTGTAGTAGACTTCTATTGTTCACACACACTGATCCGCTATCGCTTTGAGCAGCGTCTGATTCAGTTTTTaaacgcaaaacaaaaaaatccaTCACAAACCTTATGCATCTTACAGAGAAGCTTGCGGACAACTGCCAACGGCGCTGGCGCGTCTCGCGTTGGCGGCATCAAATCGCTCCGGAAGGGGCCCAGTGGAAGGGCCGGGCGCTCAACCAACGGCACTCGCCTGGCAACGTAAGCATCaaccataaaataaaagtataacaaaaccaaaaacacacatttgtggctgttgttgacTGAATGAAACTCGAAGATTGTTCGCCAGCAGCCTTAAAATCAATGTGACAATTGCCAAAAATACTACAACATAAAACACATCTATCTTCTGCTTATTCCGCCTCTACAActtcaaatacataaatagcATGCGCGCCGATTTGATTGCTAATAGTGGACGCGCACGTCGAAGCAGCAGCGGCACCCGACGATCCAGTTCGGCGGTTGGAGGACTACGCCAAAGACTGGGGCTACGTCGACCCACAGTGGGTGGCGCAGCTGAGCGGGTAGCTCAACGTCGTCGTGGTTTGCctcgacagcagcagcagcagcagcgtcaacAGCAgcctcagcaacaacagctcgCCCGAGGCCGTTCACGCAGTCGTGGACGTGCCCGCTCGGTGAGTCGCGGACGCGACCAGAGCCGTGGACGCGATCAGAGTCGGGGACGCGATCAGAGTCGCACCCGTTCGCAGAGTCGTGGACGCCGGCAACAGCCGGCCAATGCGGGCAGAGGTGGTGACGGACGTGCAGCTGGCCGTGTGTCGGTGAAGCAGCGTCTGGGCGTGCGTCCAGGCGTGTCGGCAGGAGCCGGTAAAAGAGGAGCAGGTGCAGCAACCAATAAGCGACGTGGCAATCGTCGTAGCAACAGTCAAGTGCGCGGCGTTGCTGCCGGACGCATTGACAAGCGTCGCAATTCGAACCCAGCTCAGAAggcagttgcagctgccactggGGGACGTGGACGCAAAGGACGCGCACGTAACAGGTAAGTTAATGCAACAACTGATTGCGTCAGTCAATTAATTGGTATTTAACTTTGTTGTAGGTCTGCTGTAcgtgccgttgctgctgccagtGCTGTTTCTGCTGCCACACATCGCTCACGTTCTCGCTCACGATCTCGTGGTCGTCAGGGAAAtttagctgctgttgctgccgctgctgcttcGGGAAATGCCAGGCAAAAGGGTGCAGGCGTTGCCGGCGCACGTCGCCGTGGACGCAGCTTACAGCGCGCAGGTGGCAAAGTGGCCAGGGCTGGTAATAGAAATGGTAATaccaagaacaacagcaatggcaacaacaacaacaacaagaacagcacaGGAGCTGGAAAGGCAAGCCAACAACAAGGTCGTCGCGGACGTAGTCGCGCTCGTGGTGGTCGACCTGCTGCAGGTAAAAGCGTTACAAGAGCATCCCATGGACTACCAGACTGGACCAGCTCAACATGGAATTAACAACATTACTAATTTGATTATAACAGCCTGCAATTAATCGTTGGCATTTTCTTGCTTCTCCCCTTATCCATCTAGGCAACCCACAACGTCAGGAAGTGAAGCGTGAGGATCTGGACAAGGAACTGGATCAGTACATGTCAACCACAAAATGTGAAATGGACTTTCTGTTGAAGTAAATCAAAGCAACCGTTGACCAAAGAGAAGCTGGGGCGAGCGAATCACCACCGTATGGCAGTTTTTTACTAATTCTTAAGTTATCTCTTAGTTACTAATTAGCTTTAAGACTCTCAACATCAAGTACCGATGCCACAGAGGTGCGTCCAATGCTCTTTAATTAATGCTAATTATGCATTATGTAAATATCTTAACATTAAGTAATAGATCTGTTCGTATATAATTACAATTGTCAATTGTATGGAGCGGAAATACACAGTTTAATTCTTGTTCAATCTTAACACTGTTTTTCTTCTCTCtcgatgtatgtatgttgtacATTGTatagtgagtgtgtgtgtgtgctcacaAAGTGCCGGAAAATGAcatttgtgtgagtgtgtttttatttgtctaGCAAAGAAAGCAGCAAAGGAACAAATCCACTTAATCCTTGACCATCCCCTTGTGACGATTGAAGATAAATgagtttattcttttttttgcttacttGTTTGACAAATGTACCCTGTACCCTGTACGACTGCAAGGGCGTATTCGTTTGACATGCAACTGAAATGCCACTTACACGTAATTGTTGTAAAAAACTGTTTAGCTGCTGTATTGAGTTTTTCATTGtacttttcataatttttaactcAATTCTCTGTTTGTTTCAAGACTGCTGCTCCGATTGAACATTTCTTATGTCTGCGATTGAATGTCCTTGCGCCAGGATCTACCTTAGCGCCAtgctttttgttattgcttgaTGGGGAAAAGGTACTGTTCGAGATTTGAGCTTGGCCGGTTGGAGAAAAGAAGATTGGCTGTatggttttaattaaattcagtcTGTGTGCGTTGTTGCTTCGAGTCAGCGAGAAGTAACCAAGTTAAATGGTTGTGACAACATTGTGGTTCTCATGGCTGGTAATTCAATAAGCTGCACCACTCGCTCAATCAGCCTGCAGGCGTGCCACTAAGTAGCCAAACATGTTTCGCCAATCATCTCTGAGCTGCTGCTCAATCCGATTAGTTGGGCTACAAATACGAGTTTGGTGTGGTCGCCTGTCACTAATCACCCACTTGTCGCACCACCCAACGGGTTGCCAAACCCGCCTAATTAACACAAAAAGCCCATTTGTTGCGCCTGTTAATTGCCATCATAGGAATCCCTCCACAATGCGTTATAGCTCAACTTATCGGCCTCGTGGGATGCTCGTCATTAACCCTTTTTTGCCAGTCAGCTGCTAAAAGCATTAAACAATTCAacaatttataagcaattaGCAATGTTGACGCCTGCATAATTAacgaattatatttttgtgtctACCTATCTTAGGGTATCCTTTACATtcacaaaatattcaaaaaaaaaagttatttttatttaattttttttttttataaatgaaattttttaacggacatcattttgttattttgtaaattagaggaattgtttatattttcataatattctaagaaaagttttctgtatagtttatttaaacaaatctcaagATATAGAGATGGTCAAGAAATTGTTTGGACAAAAGAAACATATTTTACtttgcaaaaaattatttttatttgctataatttctcatttaatttattacagtTGCTCATTTGTctgacaataataaaataacgaAATCTATCGGGCTTAAgtgttttaaaatagaaacaaatatttaaattttttatttacttttacttttaattacttGTTAAATTGTATAGTATATTTAGGGCCgctttttcaatgtctattttagaggtttgataactatacaatagatattttgacgtaaaatgtattgaaatcaatgtcaaatttgaattaatctattttataaaattttagaagACATTGAAAAGccgaaatatttatgtttacattttacacACTTGCCATTTGTCAGATAAGAGTGAGAGAACTTCTCCCTCCAGATTGCCTTAAATTCAGGACTTCAATTTCTCGGCGTCTCCTGTGAGAGGTGCCTAATAGCTTGTGGCTTATAGCAAAAAGCTCAGTCGTTTCAGCCACTGTAGAACCAATTTGActaatctgtgtgtgtgtgcgcaaaGTGCCGTGATGTCTGCCCAACAGTCAAAAGGTTAAAAAGGCCAAATCCATTTTCTGTTGGTGGATTACTGAATGCCTTTACGCTAGTAGGGTAATCAAGGAACTCACTGCCGGCTTCCTTTAATCTCCTTGTAGCggtaaagaaaatattaaatgttcgGTTCGTGTATAAATTTGTGAAGTTTTTTGTGAGCATCCCGTGGCTAATTAGTGGAGAAAAGGACGAGTATTAAGACAACAGGATACTCTTATCAATTACATACATGAATGACTGCCACGACGCCAACGGCATTTCTTTGGGGCAGCTTGAAGCTTTGTGGCACGTGGGTTGTCAGCAAACAGCAGCAGTGAgtggaaaaacaaaacaacgcCAGTGACAATGTAAACAGCAACTGACCGTCATATCGTATCGCATCACATTAAATCACACATCCGCACCGTTGCTCCCAGCCTGAAATACAATTTGCACACAGAAATACAGTTAAATCATCGGACATTTCAAGCGCGGTCAGTTCTTTAGGCAAAAGTTCAAGGATCAGCAGTCACTAGGAAAAACTTAGTTGTTTTTCATTAGCTGATACCAAAATGTATTCTTAgaataaaaaactttgttatATCTAAATCTATCAGGGGAAAAtattgctattttttgttgccgtttttacatttaaatatttgtatgtaagtTACGAGtttccttttaattttataacgtttaataaattatattttttcacgATGCATTTGGGCcgagtatttaaaaaattatcgtTTTTCACTTAATCGGACTTTAACTCATTGACTAAAAGTAAATTCATTCCTCATAATTttgccaaaatgaaataagaacAGGTTAAGGATATTTACTTCCGAAACATTTAGTCGAATGTGAAAACTGGGGCAggtttgaatatttatttatttataactgcTGGTGTCCGGGTAATTTTCgaataacactttaaattttaattaaatttaaaatttaaaagaatgaAATCTGTGAACCTTGCGTAAGAAACGAAAACACATGCAATTGAAGCTTTTAAAGGCGCTTCATAAATGGCATTTGTATCGTAATCAGTCTTGGTACTCGACACTTCGCCAGGCGGAAAAGCTAATGAACCGTCAAAGTGTTGAACGGCAATCTCCTGTGCAtgcgtgtgtgcgtatgtgtgtgcgagtgtgggTCGCATTATAAATAAGCCAAATCCGCCAGCGAATCAGGCAACAAATTGGTCCTTATGACAATGTGCGAGTGTGAACAATTGAGCGATCAGCTTTTGTTTCCTTCgttatttcttttgtat
The genomic region above belongs to Drosophila innubila isolate TH190305 chromosome 3R unlocalized genomic scaffold, UK_Dinn_1.0 2_E_3R, whole genome shotgun sequence and contains:
- the LOC117791954 gene encoding uncharacterized protein LOC117791954 codes for the protein MQFIWLLLIGALGCCAAAPRGYYDYDYSRRRSPSSGYNYNTQSSRYSRQSSNKSDQENAKFAGAQNQELDDLNGNAGDTRTLLLKKKLKKLYRPYAAAAASSYGYGRPCIPFGRDAGGQKDPVEQGRFLFDLNVYNVYPGGGGGGCRGYGGFGGGGLGGLGGLGGGLLSDPIAPVAPLPVPVPVRPYAPFATWLSLFAPGILQNSLAATVPLSDPFPLRPASAANDLQSDPAVDPNYNPTPVRRPVPNRVYYDSAGAPPVTPAQLVGGVATTVNGIIQQLTGQVQPVYQTGAYRSRDHRSSYG
- the LOC117790882 gene encoding uncharacterized protein DDB_G0287625, with amino-acid sequence MVQTGISLNERFTQMQSRQQSAPTPTRGRRSRSQSRSRRIVDAASSVANTRLLQEFKRKHTVQTALKLKRRSLRTTANGAGASRVGGIKSLRKGPSGRAGRSTNGTRLATMRADLIANSGRARRSSSGTRRSSSAVGGLRQRLGLRRPTVGGAAERVAQRRRGLPRQQQQQQRQQQPQQQQLARGRSRSRGRARSVSRGRDQSRGRDQSRGRDQSRTRSQSRGRRQQPANAGRGGDGRAAGRVSVKQRLGVRPGVSAGAGKRGAGAATNKRRGNRRSNSQVRGVAAGRIDKRRNSNPAQKAVAAATGGRGRKGRARNRSAVRAVAAASAVSAATHRSRSRSRSRGRQGNLAAVAAAAASGNARQKGAGVAGARRRGRSLQRAGGKVARAGNRNGNTKNNSNGNNNNNKNSTGAGKASQQQGRRGRSRARGGRPAAGNPQRQEVKREDLDKELDQYMSTTKCEMDFLLK
- the LOC117792305 gene encoding adenosine 3'-phospho 5'-phosphosulfate transporter 1; the protein is MYVYKMGNRGPELIICSFIVVSLLVIHFFSDLLRISLGGSYSLDVTLSQLVEAQSKDYAWLLKLLVNCFGYSCVFVPGYLIYKYVQRTNYLERGNKTFLHTAVNMCITGNSSYEAVDVIHVSGSSSGTTERDRPSKRTSSQEAVQLFWCFGGLMVSYLTWGVLQEKVMTQHYYNFAGESAKFKDSQFLVFANRLLAFFVALVYLQWQPATSRHRAPLYKYSFASFSNIMSAWFQYEALKFVNFPTQVLAKSCKIIPVMLMGKIMSKAKYESYEYLTALLISLGMIFFMSGSSENSKASGVTTLTGIFLLSMYMVFDSFTANWQGSLFKSYGMTSLQMMCGVNLFSSIFTGASLSMQGGFMDSVAFATEHPKFVFDMVILSICSAVGQLFIYHTIDVFGPVVFTIIMTLRQAAAIMLSCFIYQHSISVLGIFGVLIVFVAIFLRVYCNQRLRAKRKRAEANKPKTAV